The Candidatus Lernaella stagnicola sequence ACACCGGCGTGGGCTCCACGAACGGCTTCCAGACCGCCGAGATGGGCCGTCTCTATGTCTACAACGACCACATCGATTGGTGCAGTCTCCAGTACCCGGAGACGACTACCTCCGCGGCGGGAGCCGACACCGAACTGATCTATGGCCAGGTCTACATTAACGGCGTTACCGGCACCGGAACCCCGGCCCCCACGTTGGTAGCCACCGTCGGCTTCGGGCCGGTCGGCGTCGATCCGCGGCTTTATCCGGATCAATACATCTGGCTCGGCGCTGATTTCAACGAGCTTCATACCGGCGACCCCAACGACGAGTTCCAACGCGTGATGAGTTCGCCGACCGAGGCCACGTACTCCTACGCGTACCGCTTCTCGTACGACAGCGGTTTCTCGTGGACCTATTGCGATTTCGACCCCGGCCTCTCCGACGGCTTCTCGGTCGACGACCTGGGAACCTGGACCGTGACGCCATAACGCGAAACTGTCGCAACAAAAGCCCGCTACATCCGTGTGGCGGGCTTTTTTTGCGCGTTTTTCGCTTCGCGCCCGCTCGACAGCCCCAACCGCCCTTGTTAGAATTTGCGCCGCAATACAACAGGGGTTTCAGCAGTCGGATTCGCCCCTTCCATCGCGCTCTCCATCCGCGGCCGATCGGTGGCGCGTATCGTATCCGGCGCTGTGCAAAGCGAGACTTCCTTCCCCTGCGGGCCGATGATGTTTGGTGAATGATGGGCGGCAATATTCTGCTTTCGGTTCTCGAACATGTGCGCCGGCGCACCGCCGAGCGGCCCCTCGTGATTTTCGACCTCGACAGCACGTTGTTCAGCACCCGCCATCGCAGCTATCAAATACTTCTCGAGGCCGGGAGATTGCATCCCGCGCTAGCCGAAGCCGTGGCCAAGCTGAGGCCGGACGAGCTGGGCTGGTGGTTTCACGAAGATGTACGGGAAGCCGGCGTCGCCGACGAAAACCTGCTGGACCAATTGCTCGCGTTTTGGCAGGAGCGTTTCTTCACCAACGAATACTTGGCCTACGACCAGCCGATGCCCGGCGCCGTGGACTATGTGCGGCGCGTGTTCGACGCCGGCGCCACGATCTGCTACCTGACCGGCCGCGACTACCCGAACATGAAAGAGGGGACCGTCGCCGGTCTCCTGCGCCATCAGTTCCCCTATGAGGACACCCGTGTCGCGCTGATCATGAAAGAGAAATTCGAAACGCCCGACGAAGAACACAAGCGAAACGCCGTGGAATGCATTCGCGGCCTCGGCGAAGTGGTGGCCGCCTTCGACAACGAACCCGAACTAGTCAACTTAATGGCCGATAGTTTTCCTGAGGCGGTGATCGTGTGGTTCCATTCGATCCACAGCCCCACGGACATCGTTCCCTACCCGTCGGTAAAGCGTATTGCCTCGTTCGAAATGGACGGCACATGATTAACACGCCAAACCGGGGCGTTTTTTCCGCGCCGGTGGATTGCATTGAGGTTCTGGGAAGATGACACTGTATGCATCGAGGACGCGGCCGATGGCGGCACCGACCGCAAAGGATTCGATCTTCCACATACCACGAGAGAAAACGTCATGACGAGTAATCGGCGGAAGTTCACCGGCTTACTGGCGGCGGGGCTGCTGGTAATTGTCGCCTTTATGGCGACTTGCGCGTACATCGGACCCGACGTCGACATCTCCGGCCAAGACGTCCGCCTTACGCTCCTGCACACGTCTGATATCCACAGTCGCATCTTCCCCTACGACTACAAACCCTTGTACACGGAGCGCATGCTCGGCATGTCCGAAGACCGCGCGCCCTTCGGCGGCATCGCCCAAATCGCGACGGTCATCAAACGCGAGCGTCATAAGGCGCAACGCAGCCTGTGGCTCGATTCCGGCGACATTTTCCAGGGAGCGCCCGTGTTCAATTTGTTCAACGGTGAGCCGGAGATCCGCGCGATGTCGGCAGCCGGCGTGGACGCGCAGGCGCTGGGCAACCACGAATTCGACAAGGGTCCGCTCAACGCCGCCCAACAGCTTTCCAACTGGGCGAACTACCCCGTGCTCGCGGCCAACTACCGTTGGGAGATTCCCAAACCGCACACCGAAATGATGAAGAGGACGCTGCAGCCCTTCGTCGTTCGCAATCTCGACGGCCTGCGCGTGGGCATTATCGGCATGGCCAACACCTCCTCGATGTATTCGCTGGGCGAGGCCGACAACTCCCTGGGCGTACAGCCCATCGACCACCTCCAAGTTTCTCAGGAACTGGTCGATACACTGCGCGGCGACGTCGATGTCGTCATTCTGCTGAGCCATTTGGGTTTGACCGACGATTTCGAAGTCGCCCGCAACGTCTGCGGCATCGACGTGATTATGGGCGGCCACCACCATGTGGCGCTCGACCCGCCCTCGGTCGTCCCCTACGACCCGGTGCCCGAAGAGGTCGCGCATCTGGATGGTTTCCGCTACCGCTCCGAATGCAAAAATCACGACACGATCGTCGCCCACCCCCACGCCTTCGCCAAGTTTGTCGGTCGCCTGGACCTCTTGGTGCGCGACGGCAAGGTCAAATCCCACGACTTCGAACTCATTCCAGTCGACTCCACCGTCGCGCCGGACGCCGATGTGTGGGAAGTGCTGGAGCCGTATTACATCGAGCTCAACCGCACGTTGGATCTCGACCGCGTCCTCGGCCGCGCGCTGATCGACCTCAAGCGCTTCGGCACCAGCGGCGGCGATTCCATGCTCGGCAATTTCGTCGCCGAAGCCATGCAGTTTCGGCCGGGCGTCGAAACCGATTTCTGCGTGACCAACTCGCTGGGCATCCGCACCGACATTCAGGAAGGCGACATCCTGCTGGAGCACCTGTTCAACGTCCTGCCCTTCGAAAACACGATCACCACCATGTTCCTCTCCGGGCGTGAGGTGCAGGAAGTGCTCGACTACTCCACGCACCGCAGCGCCGGCCGCGGCTGCTCCACGCAAATCCAGGTGTCGGGCATCACCTTCACGATGAACTGCCGCACGGGCCGCGCCGAGGA is a genomic window containing:
- a CDS encoding 5'-nucleotidase C-terminal domain-containing protein; this encodes MRFWEDDTVCIEDAADGGTDRKGFDLPHTTRENVMTSNRRKFTGLLAAGLLVIVAFMATCAYIGPDVDISGQDVRLTLLHTSDIHSRIFPYDYKPLYTERMLGMSEDRAPFGGIAQIATVIKRERHKAQRSLWLDSGDIFQGAPVFNLFNGEPEIRAMSAAGVDAQALGNHEFDKGPLNAAQQLSNWANYPVLAANYRWEIPKPHTEMMKRTLQPFVVRNLDGLRVGIIGMANTSSMYSLGEADNSLGVQPIDHLQVSQELVDTLRGDVDVVILLSHLGLTDDFEVARNVCGIDVIMGGHHHVALDPPSVVPYDPVPEEVAHLDGFRYRSECKNHDTIVAHPHAFAKFVGRLDLLVRDGKVKSHDFELIPVDSTVAPDADVWEVLEPYYIELNRTLDLDRVLGRALIDLKRFGTSGGDSMLGNFVAEAMQFRPGVETDFCVTNSLGIRTDIQEGDILLEHLFNVLPFENTITTMFLSGREVQEVLDYSTHRSAGRGCSTQIQVSGITFTMNCRTGRAEDILINGSPLNPGGVYEMATNNYMAGGGSGFEMLARNTTQTDTGISMRAAVIDYLADHPELPACDNSTEDLENCTSGIAIADGRINTVF
- a CDS encoding HAD family hydrolase, with amino-acid sequence MMGGNILLSVLEHVRRRTAERPLVIFDLDSTLFSTRHRSYQILLEAGRLHPALAEAVAKLRPDELGWWFHEDVREAGVADENLLDQLLAFWQERFFTNEYLAYDQPMPGAVDYVRRVFDAGATICYLTGRDYPNMKEGTVAGLLRHQFPYEDTRVALIMKEKFETPDEEHKRNAVECIRGLGEVVAAFDNEPELVNLMADSFPEAVIVWFHSIHSPTDIVPYPSVKRIASFEMDGT